A region from the Manihot esculenta cultivar AM560-2 chromosome 13, M.esculenta_v8, whole genome shotgun sequence genome encodes:
- the LOC110630315 gene encoding uncharacterized protein LOC110630315 encodes MTKACLSRFYSFYHEVARSLSSRRSHGGRSFRNLSTCFAPLITPTDSLIVCPSSSLSLTACITHPGVLQRSEEWFALRRDKLTASTFSTALGFWKGNRRLELWNEKVFAPELNIIEASKRAVEWGVLNEAAAVDSYKTITSHEVNHLGFAIHPAQEFDWLGASPDGLLEGGILEVKCPYNKGKPESALPWSIMPFYYMPQVQGQLEIMNREWADLYCWTPNGSTIIRVHRDRSYWELIHPILREFWLENVMPAKEALLLGREEEAKSYKPTSTHKQTGLVIVKSLKVANESKLLCKEIAGHVEFYS; translated from the coding sequence ATGACCAAGGCCTGTCTAAGTAGATTTTACAGTTTCTACCATGAAGTGGCAAGGTCATTGTCTTCAAGGAGAAGCCATGGAGGTAGATCTTTCAGAAACTTATCCACTTGTTTTGCACCTTTGATCACTCCAACAGACTCTCTCATTGTCTGCCCCTCCTCATCACTGTCGTTGACTGCTTGCATTACGCATCCTGGTGTGCTCCAACGTTCAGAGGAATGGTTTGCGCTGAGGAGGGACAAGCTGACAGCAAGTACCTTCAGTACTGCCTTGGGTTTCTGGAAGGGAAACCGTCGGTTGGAGCTCTGGAATGAGAAGGTTTTTGCACCGGAGTTAAATATCATTGAAGCTTCTAAGAGAGCCGTGGAATGGGGCGTTCTAAATGAAGCAGCAGCTGTAGACAGTTATAAAACCATCACAAGCCATGAAGTTAATCATTTGGGATTTGCAATCCATCCAGCACAGGAATTTGATTGGCTTGGTGCTTCCCCAGATGGTCTTCTTGAGGGAGGCATCCTGGAAGTTAAGTGTCCCTATAACAAGGGAAAACCAGAGAGTGCTCTTCCTTGGTCAATCATGCCTTTCTATTATATGCCTCAAGTTCAAGGGCAATTGGAAATAATGAATAGAGAATGGGCAGATTTGTATTGCTGGACACCGAATGGAAGCACAATAATCCGAGTGCATAGAGACCGTAGTTATTGGGAGCTAATACACCCCATTCTACGTGAATTTTGGTTGGAGAATGTGATGCCTGCCAAGGAAGCTCTGTTGCTAGGGAGGGAAGAGGAAGCTAAATCATATAAGCCAACATCCACTCACAAACAGACAGGACTTGTAATTGTTAAGAGCTTAAAGGTagctaatgaatccaagctgTTGTGCAAGGAGATTGCTGGTCATGTTGAATTTTATAGCTGA
- the LOC110629815 gene encoding F-box protein SKIP14 — translation MALNFSHRHHFPGHLPDENLVSPMRIANGYLVEGIQDKVENCFDYGRDRTDRCGSQESVHKDILDLLPSDPFGMDISTTFTAITGWLEDLEVDYGGYGRNQVATSDGNYQLFAGLNFIWNNAMRFQGFDNSLNAAGFDNSLNAVGGFGDGFLEKEAGGASGHGAFGLPCNVEDIMSLGNQLIGIKDAGNVDIIIGESYEGIGMRSDGDVGAPHAAFGFALGYLGVRDLLVVEIVCKSLRSTVRNDPLLWRSIHIDQPLNEKITDDVFLQLTNRAQGNLHCLSLIECPRITDDGLKCVLQNNPRLTKLSVPGCTRLSIEGVVTSLRAFKTMGTQGVKHLRIGGLYGVTQKHFEELLFLLGSNMQMQRNAHKPHFYHRGNFYLSCEDDRTIDIEMCPRCQNLRLVYDCPAVECQQKEHSTWACRACTLCISRCVHCGRCINDNEYVETFCLELLCSDCWKQLQKCNEKQIDGKIGAPMSSSLGGSSCGLRLHG, via the exons ATGGCCTTGAATTTTTCTCATCGACATCACTTTCCGGGGCATCTTCCTGACGAAAATTTGGTTTCCCCAATGAGGATTGCGAATGGGTATCTTGTGGAGGGTATACAGGACAAGGTTGAGAATTGCTTTGACTATGGGAGGGATAGGACCGATAGGTGTGGCTCACAGGAGTCTGTGCATAAGGACATTCTTGATCTTTTGCCATCGGATCCCTTTGGTATGGACATAAGCACTACATTTACTGCGATTACAGGTTGGCTTGAAGATTTAGAGGTGGACTATGGTGGGTATGGTAGGAATCAAGTTGCCACGAGTGATGGGAATTATCAGTTGTTTGCTGGGTTGAATTTTATTTGGAACAATGCAATGAGGTTCCAAGGGTTTGATAATAGCTTGAATGCAGCTGGGTTTGATAATAGCTTGAATGCAGTTGGTGGATTTGGTGATGGATTTCTAGAGAAGGAAGCAGGGGGTGCATCTGGCCATGGTGCTTTTGGATTGCCTTGTAAtgtggaagacattatgagccTGGGAAACCAATTAATCGGCATTAAAGATGCTGGTAATGTGGATATAATAATTGGAGAATCTTATGAGGGTATTGGGATGCGTTCTGATGGAGATGTGGGAGCTCCTCATGCAGCCTTTGGTTTTGCTCTTGGTTATCTTGGTGTACGGGATCTTCTTGTTGTTGAAATTGTATGCAAATCATTACGTTCTACAGTTCGAAATGACCCACTTTTATGGAGGAGCATTCACATAGATCAACCATTGAATGAGAAAATCACTGATGATGTTTTTTTGCAATTAACTAATAGGGCTCAAGGTAACTTGCATTGCCTGAGCCTGATTGAGTGTCCAAGAATTACTGATGATGGGTTGAAATGTGTCCTTCAAAATAACCCTAGGCTAACCAAG CTGAGTGTACCTGGATGTACAAGACTCAGCATTGAAGGCGTTGTAACTAGTTTAAGGGCATTCAAGACTATGGGTACACAAGGGGTGAAGCATTTGAGGATTGGTGGGCTCTATGGAGTGACACAGAAGCATTTTGAAGAACTGTTGTTTTTATTGGGCTCAAATATGCAGATGCAGCGGAATGCCCACAAACCACATTTTTATCACAGAGGAAACTTTTATCTGTCATGTGAGGATGATCGTACTATTGATATTGAGATGTGCCCAAGGTGCCAGAACTTGAGGTTAGTATATGATTGCCCTGCAGTGGAATGTCAGCAGAAAGAACATTCTACTTGGGCATGTAGGGCATGCACACTTTGTATCTCGCGGTGTGTTCATTGTGGCCGGTGTATTAATGACAATGAATACGTGGAAACTTTTTGCCTTGAGTTGCTCTGTTCAGATTGTTGGAAGCAACTCCAGAAATGCAATGAGAAGCAAATAGATGGCAAGATTGGTGCACCCATGTCTTCCTCTCTTGGTGGATCTAGCTGTGGCCTTCGTCTTCATGGCTAG
- the LOC110630355 gene encoding signal recognition particle subunit SRP72 gives MAPKPKEKGKPSPSPWQPPPAIEDLFTALNKHIQRSEYEQAVKVADQVLGVAPADEDALRCKVVALIKADNIDDALSTIQSAQRVPIDFSFFKAYCLYRQNKLNEALESLKAQERNSETMLLESQILFRMGKMGACVDVYQKLLKSKIDSLEINLVAGLVLGGRASEVQGMMEANRIKASSSFELAYNTACSLIERNKYTEAEQLLLTARRIGQETLMDDNLAEEDIEIELAPIAVQLAYVQQLLGRSQEAMEAYTDIINRNLADESSFAVAVNNFVAVKGTKDVSDNLRKLDRLKEKDAQGFQLAHGLEKLSAKQRETIYANRVLLLLHANKLDQAREIVATLTDMFSDSVVPVLLQAAVLVRENKANRAEEILGQFAEKFPDKSKIILLARAQIAAAAGHPQIAADSLAKIPDIQHMPATVATIVALKERAGDIDGASAILDSAIKWWSNAMTEDNKLDVVMQEAAAFKIRHGREEDAAHLYEQLVKSHGSVEALAGLVSTVARVNVDKAEAYEKQLKPLPGLKGIDVDSLEKTSGAKHVEGAYISVAEVQEEGKKEKPRKKRKRKPRYPKGFDPANPGPPPDPERWLPKRERSSYRPKRKDKRAAQVRGSQGAVVREKHDASASAANSSSSNSKANQATSKASAEKSKPSPKSSRKKSRN, from the exons ATGGCTCCTAAGCCCAAAGAGAAAGGGAAACCCTCTCCCTCGCCATGGCAGCCTCCGCCTGCCATTGAAGATCTCTTCACTGCTCTCAACAAGCACATACAGCGATCCGAGTACGAGCAAGCTGTCAAAGTCGCAGATCAAG TTCTTGGAGTTGCTCCCGCTGATGAGGATGCGCTTCGATGCAAGGTTGTGGCTCTGATTAAGGCTGATAACATTGACGATGCTCTTTCAACTATTCAGTCAGCTCAGAGAGTTCCTATTGACTTCAGCTTTTTCAAG GCATACTGTTTATACAGACAGAACAAGTTGAATGAAGCCTTGGAGTCTTTGAAAGCCCAAGAGAGAAATTCTGAAACCATGCTGTTAGAATCACAGATTCTTTTTCGCATGGGGAAAATGGGTGCTTGTGTTGATGTCTATCAGAAGCTTCTAAAGTCCAAGATTGATTCCCTGGAAATAAACCTTGTTGCTGGTTTGGTTTTGGGTGGGAGAGCTTCTGAAGTGCAAGGAATGATGGAGGCAAATCGGATTAAAGCATCTAGCAGTTTTGAGCTGGCATACAACACTGCTTGTTCTTTGATTGAAAGGAATAAGTACACAGAAGCAGAACAACTTTTGCTGACAGCCAGAAG AATTGGACAGGAAACATTGATGGATGACAACTTGGCTGAGGAAGATATAGAGATAGAATTGGCTCCTATAGCTGTCCAATTGGCATACGTCCAGCAG CTCTTAGGACGATCTCAAGAGGCAATGGAAGCTTACACAGATATTATTAACCGAAATCTGGCAGACGAATCATCTTTTGCTGTGGCTGTTAACAACTTTGTTGCTGTGAAAGGAACAAAAGATGTTTCTGATAACCTGAGGAAACTTGATCGGCTTAAAGAAAAAGATGCACAAGGTTTCCAGCTTGCTCATGGACTTGAAAAGCTTTCTGCAAAACAGAGGGAGACAATATATGCAAACCGGGTGCTTTTACTTCTTCATGCAAATAAGTTGGATCAG GCACGAGAAATTGTTGCAACTCTGACAGACATGTTTTCTGATAGCGTAGTGCCAGTACTGCTTCAAGCTGCAGTGTTAGTTAGAGAGAATAAGGCTAATAGAGCTGAAGAAATACTGGGGCAGTTTGCTGAAAAGTTCCCTGACAAATCCAAGATTATTCTTCTTGCAAGGGCACAaattgctgctgctgctggccATCCTCAAATTGCAGCTGACTCCCTGGCTAAAATTCCTGATATTCAGCACATGCCTGCCACTGTTGCAACCATTGTGGCTCTTAAAGAGCGGGCTGGAGATATTGATGGTGCATCTGCCATCCTTGACTCTGCAATCAAATGGTGGTCAAATGCAATGACTGAGGACAACAAGCTGGATGTTGTTATGCAAGAAGCTGCTGCCTTCAAGATCAGGCATGGGCGGGAGGAAGATGCTGCCCACCTATATGAGCAGCTTGTTAAAAGCCATGGAAGTGTGGAAGCATTAGCTGGGCTGGTAAGTACAGTTGCTCGTGTGAATGTTGACAAGGCAGAAGCTTATGAGAAGCAGCTGAAACCTTTACCAGGTCTGAAAGGGATCGATGTAGATAGTTTGGAGAAGACCTCTGGGGCAAAGCATGTTGAAGGTGCTTATATCTCGGTTGCTGAAGTACAAGAAGAGGGCAAGAAAGAGAAACCaaggaaaaagagaaagagaaagccaaGGTATCCTAAAGGGTTTGATCCTGCAAATCCAGGTCCTCCTCCAGATCCAGAAAGGTGGCTCCCCAAGAGAGAGAGATCAAGTTACAGGCCCAAGAGAAAGGATAAGAGAGCGGCTCAGGTAAGAGGATCTCAGGGTGCTGTAGTTAGAGAAAAGCATGATGCTAGTGCAAGTGCTGCCAATTCCAGCTCCTCAAATTCAAAAGCAAACCAAGCTACTTCCAAGGCATCTGCAGAGAAATCAAAGCCTTCACCGAAATCATCTAGAAAGAAGTCAAGGAATTGA